A single window of Vibrio gazogenes DNA harbors:
- a CDS encoding major capsid protein P2 — translation MNSVMRLNSFTGVAYGEKASMVIPTGPVYEEIFLETNLSPEQIKRVSITLNGDEIIVLDGKLMKSLEAYKGMPSIDGFYHIPLADITAKTKNGMRYTALVTEAGDNIILEVEIAPDTSGNASGVVLKGHATVSPAQGVRIVVPQIKKQTMQATSTENEFLDLVSGPLLLVRRMHFLSETVNSLEIHRDYIKVYDTTRAVETMRAKRNRRFWQSGMYHFDPIMRGYFIDELFQTAHTNELKFTVKTDSAVGSIPIIVESVKIVRPDLIK, via the coding sequence ATGAATTCAGTGATGCGACTTAATTCATTTACGGGCGTCGCCTACGGAGAAAAAGCCTCAATGGTGATCCCAACCGGCCCCGTCTATGAAGAAATCTTTCTTGAAACCAACCTGTCACCGGAGCAGATTAAACGGGTTTCGATTACCTTAAACGGTGATGAAATCATTGTCCTTGACGGCAAGTTGATGAAATCCCTTGAAGCTTACAAAGGGATGCCGTCAATTGATGGTTTTTATCATATTCCACTGGCTGACATTACCGCCAAAACGAAAAACGGGATGCGTTACACCGCCCTTGTGACCGAGGCCGGAGACAATATTATCCTTGAGGTGGAGATTGCACCGGATACGAGCGGCAATGCATCAGGTGTGGTGCTCAAAGGTCATGCGACCGTCTCCCCCGCTCAGGGTGTACGCATTGTCGTGCCGCAAATCAAAAAACAAACCATGCAAGCGACATCAACCGAAAACGAATTTCTCGATCTTGTATCAGGTCCGTTATTGCTGGTTCGTCGGATGCATTTCTTGTCAGAAACTGTGAACTCACTCGAAATTCACCGCGATTATATCAAGGTGTACGACACAACCCGCGCAGTTGAAACGATGCGTGCCAAACGCAATCGTCGATTCTGGCAATCAGGGATGTATCACTTCGATCCGATTATGCGCGGTTATTTTATTGATGAACTATTTCAGACCGCGCACACCAACGAGCTGAAATTTACGGTGAAAACCGACAGTGCTGTCGGCTCGATCCCGATCATTGTTGAGTCCGTCAAAATCGTTCGCCCCGACCTGATTAAGTAA
- a CDS encoding ATPase has product MQPINPNNALHNGHVYAVGMSGSGKTSAAKKLFIHATDQVAIFDPVGDYTGTLAGRVVRGYDNIKDFATAMIAGRKTRQGFKIAYQPKHETTVKDFDRFCRVVWGCGNGKHPKPLKIICEEVAEHSENAGKATGYHGKILRLGRKFNLHSINLFQRGQEVSKTIIDNCQRACVMMQKTHTSAIYLEKMTGISADEIDRLNPLEYLLQDGKAYQKGAIRW; this is encoded by the coding sequence ATGCAGCCGATTAACCCTAATAATGCGCTGCACAATGGTCATGTCTATGCGGTTGGGATGAGTGGCAGCGGTAAGACCTCAGCCGCAAAGAAACTCTTTATCCACGCCACCGATCAAGTCGCTATCTTTGATCCAGTCGGGGACTATACCGGCACACTGGCGGGGCGAGTCGTTCGGGGGTATGACAACATCAAAGACTTTGCCACCGCCATGATTGCAGGACGTAAAACACGGCAGGGGTTTAAGATAGCCTACCAACCGAAGCATGAAACCACCGTCAAAGACTTTGACCGCTTTTGTAGGGTGGTTTGGGGCTGTGGGAATGGTAAACATCCAAAGCCGCTCAAAATCATTTGTGAAGAAGTTGCCGAGCACAGCGAGAATGCAGGAAAAGCCACCGGTTATCATGGCAAAATTTTGCGACTGGGACGCAAGTTCAATCTGCATTCGATTAACCTGTTTCAGCGCGGTCAGGAGGTTTCCAAAACCATCATTGATAACTGTCAGCGCGCCTGTGTGATGATGCAAAAAACCCATACCAGTGCAATTTATTTAGAAAAAATGACTGGCATATCAGCCGATGAAATCGACCGGTTAAACCCGCTTGAGTATCTGCTACAGGATGGAAAAGCCTATCAAAAAGGGGCGATTCGATGGTGA